One part of the bacterium genome encodes these proteins:
- a CDS encoding UDP-N-acetylmuramate--L-alanine ligase → MFKTDRKIHFVGIGGIGMSGIAEVLLTLGYRVSGSDLRRSPITDRLETLGAQIQIGHRAENVGDSFVVVISSAVSADNPEVESAHEKLIPVIPRAEMLAELMRMKYGVAVAGAHGKTTTTSMVAAILSEAGLDPTVVVGGKIGKLGSNARLGQGKFLVAEADESDGSFLLLAPTVAVITNIDREHMNYYLTEEAIERAFIDFANKVPFYGAVILCLEDARIQGILPCLKRRTITYGLGRQADLYARHVTMSGGKTTFEVVKDQKTLAKLTISLPGQHNVLNALAAFCVGLELGAAPETIASALEEFGGVDRRSQIKGEAGGVIVMDDYAHHPTEIEAALKGLREAWDRRIIALFQPHRYSRTQDLAERFHTAFYSADCVFVTDIYPAGETPIEGVDGQSLAEGIRLHGHRFARHAGNWEEAAAAVAAEAREGDLIVTLGAGNIWQASEKILSILSGSGSDE, encoded by the coding sequence CTTCGTGGGAATAGGCGGGATCGGCATGAGCGGCATCGCCGAGGTCCTTCTCACTCTGGGCTACAGGGTGAGCGGCTCGGACCTCCGGCGCTCCCCCATAACCGACCGGCTGGAAACCCTCGGGGCGCAGATTCAGATCGGCCACCGGGCCGAAAACGTAGGCGATTCCTTCGTCGTGGTCATAAGCTCGGCGGTGAGCGCCGACAATCCCGAGGTCGAAAGCGCCCACGAGAAACTCATTCCCGTCATTCCCCGCGCGGAGATGCTGGCGGAGCTGATGCGGATGAAATACGGGGTCGCGGTCGCCGGGGCGCACGGAAAGACCACCACCACCTCGATGGTCGCGGCGATTTTGTCGGAGGCGGGGCTCGACCCCACCGTCGTCGTCGGCGGCAAGATAGGCAAGCTGGGCTCGAACGCAAGGCTGGGGCAGGGCAAATTCCTCGTGGCCGAGGCCGACGAAAGCGACGGGAGCTTTCTGCTCCTCGCGCCGACGGTGGCGGTGATAACCAACATCGACCGCGAGCACATGAACTATTACCTCACCGAGGAGGCCATCGAGCGGGCTTTCATCGATTTCGCAAACAAGGTTCCCTTTTACGGGGCGGTCATCCTCTGCCTCGAAGACGCGAGAATTCAGGGGATACTTCCCTGCCTCAAGCGCCGCACCATCACCTACGGGCTCGGGAGGCAGGCCGACCTTTACGCCCGCCACGTCACCATGAGCGGGGGAAAGACCACCTTCGAGGTGGTGAAGGACCAAAAGACCCTCGCGAAGCTTACCATCTCTCTGCCCGGCCAGCACAACGTGCTTAACGCTCTGGCGGCCTTCTGCGTCGGCCTCGAACTCGGCGCTGCGCCGGAGACCATCGCTTCGGCGCTCGAAGAGTTCGGAGGGGTGGACCGCCGGTCGCAGATAAAGGGCGAGGCCGGGGGCGTTATCGTCATGGACGACTACGCGCACCACCCGACGGAGATAGAAGCGGCCCTGAAGGGGCTTCGCGAGGCATGGGACAGGCGCATAATCGCCCTTTTCCAGCCCCACCGCTACTCCCGCACCCAGGATCTGGCCGAGCGCTTCCACACGGCCTTTTACAGCGCGGACTGCGTCTTCGTGACGGACATATATCCCGCGGGGGAGACTCCCATAGAGGGCGTGGACGGGCAGAGCCTCGCGGAGGGGATACGCCTTCACGGCCACCGCTTCGCCAGACACGCCGGCAACTGGGAGGAAGCCGCCGCCGCCGTGGCGGCCGAGGCGAGGGAGGGCGACCTGATAGTAACTCTGGGGGCGGGCAACATCTGGCAGGCTTCGGAGAAAATCCTCTCCATACTGAGCGGGAGCGGCAGTGATGAATAG